A segment of the Agarivorans albus genome:
CTCTAAGTTTTCTTCAGCAACTGCATAATAGTCTTTGATATTATGCAGTTGCTGTTCTAATTTTAGTGTAACTAAGAATAATGGAGCAGGGCATGAGTGACTTTCTTTTCATCGATGATATCGACGAGCCTTCAGAAGAAGTTACCAGACCAACATGGAAGTTACTGGTCATAGATGATGAAGCCGAAATTCATTCTGTAACACGATTAGTATTGTCTGATGTGGAGATTGATGGTTATAAGCTCGAGTTTTTATCAGCATACAGTGCTGAAGAAGCGCAACGAATGTTTGAAGAACATAACGATATTGCCATCGCACTTGTAGACGTAGTAATGGAAACCGACCATGCTGGTTTAGAACTAGTTAGGTGGATTCGAGAAACAAAAGAAAATCATGCAACACGCCTAATTTTGCGAACCGGACAACCAGGCCAAGCACCAGAAGAATCGGTGATCAAAGATTACGATATCAACGATTACAAAAGTAAAACCGAGTTAACAGCCACTAAGCTAAAAACCATTACCTATTCAGCCATTCGATCCTACCGAGATATTTTGTTTATTGAGCGTCACCGTCAAGGCTTGATGCAGGTAATAGAATCCACATCTTTGGTACTTAAAAGTAAAACCTTGTACCACTTTGGTTCAGCGGTGCTAAAACAACTAGTAGAGCTTTTCCAATTAGAAAGCTCAGCCATGTACATTACAACGCTTACCGAAGATGTACTGCGCCATCAATCTTTTAACGTGCTGGCTGCCACTGGTGACTTTGTTACCAATGAGCATAACGAATATAATTTCGACCAAAGTAAAATCCCTGAAGATGTAAAACAACTACTCAAGCGTGCGTTGGACGAGAAGAAAACGCTGGTTACCGAAAACTGCTATGTAGGTTTTTACCCAACAGATAGTCGTAGCGTTAGCCTATTGTACGTGCAACACGAAAACCCCTTAGACGATATCGAAAAAGGCTTACTTGAAGTTTTCGCCACCAACATTGCACTTACTTTCGAAAACCTCACCATTAAAGAAGAAATTCAAGACACTCAAAAAGAGCTGATATTCATTATCGGTGATGCCATCGAGCAACGCAGCAAAGAGACCGGTTCTCATGTAAAACGAGTATCGTTAATTTGTGAGTTAATGGCCAAAAAGCTCGATTTTGACCCCGAGTTTGTAGAAGCGTTTAAGCACGCAGCGCCGCTACATGATTTGGGAAAAATTGCGATTCCAGAGTCGATATTGCATAAGCCTGGCAAGTTAGATGCCGAGGAATGGAAGATTATGCAAACTCACGCTCAAGTGGGTTATGACTTATTGGCCGATTCAAATAAAATCATTGCGCGTTTAGGTGCAGAGATCTCTTTATGTCACCATGAGAAATGGGACGGTAGCGGATATCCCCGTCAGCTGGCTGGAGAAGATATTCCACTAGTTGGTCGTATCATGGCCATCACTGATGTATTTGATGCCTTAGGCTCTAAACGCTCTTACAAAGAGCCGTGGAGTAATGACGAAATCAAGCAATTCATTATTGAGCAAAAAGGCAAGCACTTTGACCCGCAACTGGTTGATATTCTTGTAAATGACTTTGATGAATTCCTCGAAATAAGAAACGCTTACCCCGACTAAGTTTTTTATTGAGTTTTACCCTTAAAAGGCGCATTCTCACAGCATTATTCAGCTAAGTTCACTGCTTAGCATTACTTTTGAGAAGGGCCTTCTTTTGGCACTTAAACCTACTATCTATAAATTGCGAATATCTCTATCGGATTTAAACCGCAATTACTACGACACCATTAACCTCACTATTGCTCAGCATCCTTCAGAAACCCTAGAGCGGATGATGGCGCGCACAATGGCCTTTTGCTTGAATGCCGAAGCAGAATTAGAGTTTACCAAAGGACTTAGTGAAGTAGAGCAACCCGACATTTGGCAAAAATCTTTAGAAGGTGACACCTTACTGTGGATTGATGTTGGCGAACCAAGCCCAGAGCGAATCAAGAAAGCAAGCAGATCGGCTAAACGCGCCAAGGTATATAGCTTTAATTCAAAATCCGATACCTGGTGGCAACAAACAGAGAATAAAATCAACCTGTTGGACGCAGAAGTATGGCAGTTGAGTTGGGATGAAATGGTCAGATTAGCCAGCTTTACTCAACGCACCATGGATATGTCAGTCACTATTACCGAAGAATCTGCTTATGTAACCAGCGATGAAAACGAAATTGAGATTCACTGGAAGAACTTAAAGTAGTTTTTGAATAAAGGAAGCTTAGGCTTCCTTCTTAGCCGCAACACTTTTTAAACTTTTTACCACTTCCACAACTACACGGGTCATTACGTTTAGGCGTTTTTTCAACTACTTTGGTTGCTGGCTTGGCGATCAATAGCTCTAACTGCTCAGTGTTTTCTTCAGCTTCGGAATCTACCGTAACGTTTATCGCAATCCCATACTCTGCAGCACGCAGTTGAAGTTCCTCTTTTCGTTCTTCAGTGCTTACCAACAGCGGCAAAGGGTTTTCTTCGGTTCCAATTTTTACATCACGCTTTGTGTTAAAGCCGAAGCTTTCATGTTTTGGTTTTTTCTCGATACGACCTTTAAAAAAGAACTTAGACATGAATGTACTCCCAGATAAAAATATTTAGAGCAGGCTTATACAGCAATATTTTACACAAATAAACTAAAACGGAAGTTGTAGGGTCGTAATGAGGGGCATCAAAGAAATAAGCTCAAAAAAAAGCCACTTAATAAAAGTGGCAATACAAAGGCAAAACATATTCAACCAAATGTTTAGGGTTGGGAGTGGCCATAGCCAACCACTCTCAAGTTGAACAGAACGCGAGAACTAGTCGTTGTAACGATTAGTTAAGTAAATTAAAGCACTTACTCGGTGATTTAGTTACTGTCAATGTTAACAGTTTGACAAAGTCCAGTGTTCAAGCTACCTATAATTTAGTTTGTTAATTAGCTATGTAATGATCAACGGAATCAACGCATCCATGCCGTGTCTGCGGTTCAAAATTGAATTTCTCATTAATCGAATACCCGAGCTTAGACTTGGCTAAACTCAACAACGATGAGTTTAAAGGTTTTCGATATCATCTAAGCAGTGCTTAGCTTTGTTAAGCACTTCTATGCGTTGCTGCTCAGACTTTTTAAGCCATGAGCTAAACACCATTTTGGTTCTTGGATTGTTTCCCATCTGGTGCTGATGTTTGTCCATAAAGTGCCAATACAAGGAGTTTAAGGGGCAAGCTTGGTCTTCAGTGGTTTTATTCACTTTGTATAAGCAGTCGGAGCAGTAATCACTCATTTTGTTAATATAGTTACCACTCGCAGCATAGGCTTTAGAGCCCACAATGCCACCATCTGCAAACTGGCTCATACCTCGGGTGTTAGGCATTTCTACCCATTCAATAGCGTCGATATAGATCCCTAAATACCAATCGTCGACAAAGGTAGGGTCAACGCCAGCCAATAAACAAAAATTTCCTGTAACCATTAAGCGTTGTATATGGTGGGCGTAAGCGTAGTCTAGCGATTGCTTGATAGCATGCTGCAAACAATTCATTTTAGTGTCGCCAGTCCAAAACCAACTTGGTAACTGTCGTTTAGCCTCTAAAGCATTTAGTGATGCGTAGTCGGGCATGTTTGCCCAATACACACCTCGTATAAACTCGCGCCAGCCGATAATTTGACGAACAAAGCCTTCAATCTGGCTGATATCAATCCTGCCTTCGCTTCGTTCAAACGCTTCGATTGCCGTTTTTACTACGTATTGAGGACTAATTATTTTTGCGTTTAAGGCAAAAGAAATCCGCGAATGGTACAAGCTCCATCCATTATCTTTTCCTAATAGAGACAACTTACCAGTCATTGAGTCTTGGAATTGTCCAAAACGGGGTAAACACTGCTCGCAGAAAAAACTTAGCAATTGTGTTGCTTGTTTTCGGTTAACTGGCCAAAGTAGTTGAGTATAGGAGTGTCCGATTGTACTTATCTTATGTTTATCAATTCTTTCAAGAATACTGGTAACGTCATTTGAAAACAGTAAAGGCGCAGGAACATTAGCTAAATCGTCGGTCTTGAGTTTATTGCGATTATTAGCGTCATAATTCCATTTACCACCAAGCGGTACCTCCTTGTCCATCAGCACATCAAAACGAAGTCGCATCTTGCGATAAAAGTTTTCCAAACGATGACTTTTACTCGCTTGAAAATATTTGCCAATTTCCTCATCGGGCAAGTAAAAGTGTTCAGTGCTGTAAGCAGCGGAATTTAACGGTAGAGACTCACTAAAGTTTGCTAGCTGTTCTCTTAACCTATATTCGTCGGGCAGTTGATATTCAAAACGTTGAATACTGTAGCTTTCTATTAAGTGGTCTAGTAGTGCAGGCAACTCTTTAAAGGGCTTGGTATCGTCCAAAGTTAAATGAGCAACTTGATGACCAGCGGTCTGCAAAGCAAAGGCAAACTGCTGCATTGCGGCAAAAAAGGCGGCTATCTTTTGTCTATGGTGCACTGTATAGCAGGTTTCTTGGTGTAACTCTGCAATCAGGTAGAGTGTTTGCTCATCCTGCTGTTTAAACCAACTATGGCTGGCATTTAGCTGGTCTCCTAATATTAAACGTAATGTTTTATAGCTTTTTTTTGCCTGCAAAGTCATGGATGTACTCGTTTTTAGTTTGATGTTTGTTGCCAGCACAGCGTTTAGAACAATATTTAACCTGAGCCCAATCGCGTTGCCATTTTTTTCGCCAGCTAAACGAACGCATACATACCGGGCAAACCTTTCGCGGAAGCTGTGACTTATTCATCTATTCGCCCCTATGTTGTGCTGCAACTTTACGCCACTCACCGTAAACACCTTGGTTGTTGAGTCTTAAACACGTGTAAGGTGTAACGAATAAGCCATTAGGAAAGTTCACTCAAACAGTCTAAGTGGCTAATTAGTGGCAAGTTGCCTTCTAGTTGATGTTAGGAGGTGAAGCGCTTGCCCAGTGCATTTGCAAGTTCCATGGGGGAAAGAATAGCCAGCAGTAGAACTACTGGCTAAGGTGGTTTAGTTAAAGGTAGGTTCTATCTTAATAGCTGCAATATCAACCAAATTAGTTGCACCATCGCGCGTATCGGTAAAGGTACTATTGGCATTTAAATAGCTCATATTGTAAAAATCGTGCAGTGATAAGCTGTAAGTTCCGGCCTCAAGATCCGCAACTAGAGGCGTAGAGTAAACTAGTGGTTTAGTGTTATTAACGGTGCGGGCATGTGGCATTTGTACAACGCCTTGCGCAACAATGTCTGCATCGCTATTTGTAATAACCATCCACTTCACCGCATTGGTCACACCTAAGTTAATTGCATTGTGGTCATTGTGATACTTAAGCTGAATATTGTAGTGGCCATTTACAGCAACTTGCAGGTTACTAAGGGCTAAGCTGTCGTTAGTCTTTCCCCATTGGCTTAAATAAGCCTGGGTAATTTCTGTATCAGCTGGGCTTACTTCAACGTTGCTAACCAGCCTAGCGTCATCTACGTTAATCTCTTGGCCTGCTGCGTAACATAGTGGCGCGCTGCGATGCGATACATTGCCAGAGCTGGTAAATACAGCCTCGGCACTATAACAAGCTGCTACACCTTGCTGTGGGGCAACACTATCTTTGTATTCTCCTAAGCCTTGGTTACTGGCTATCATTTCTCCATTTCGGTAAATACGGTAAGTGCTTGCAGTATTGTTTTGATTATCGCTGATCTCCACAGCCAACAAACCATTGTCTAAAAATACCCGTTCAATCATTGGCTCTATAGGTGCGAATACTGCTGGGTTTACACTATCTAAAGGCTCAGCGCTAACCATTGTGATATCGCTACTCCCGGTATCAAGATCAGCTAGATTGATCACGATATTATTGGTATCTGCCAATGCACTCCAATCTATCGTCGTACCCGAGTTTACCCCGTTTAAGCTGACAGTTTGCACAGGGTAATAGCCGCTATCTTGGCTTGCTGTTGGCAAGTTGATTTGCAGATTAATGGTATGGCCACGAAGGGTTAGCCCTTCTAAATTAATGGTACTGCTGTCGGCAAACATATCTCTTCGTAGTTTACTGGTGATAAAGGGTTTAAGGGTTAAACCGTCTTCACTAGTATGCACGCCAAATACACTGTCTATTACCATTCCTAGGTATGCACCAACCGACCAAAGCTGCCGGGTGGAGTTAATCACCGGACCAGACAAACCTGGATTATCGATATCCAATAAGTTGGGTTTTAAGCTTAACCACTCAAGGTTTTCCATGTTAGAAATGTTGAGTGAGGCTGCTCGTATTAAGGTATCGTAAGCGGCGTCTGCAACTGCAACATTGTTGGTAGCAATAGCTGCTTTTAAGCCATATGCCGTTACAAATGGCCAAACCGCTCGGTTATGGTAAATCGCTATATTTGGTTGTTGGGGGAAAATGACCGGTGCGCCTAAATCACCATGCGGATAATTGGCCACAACACTTGCTGCGCGTGTTTCATCGGCAATGCCGCTTACTACAGCTAATGCTTGTCCTAACCAATCAAATTTATACAGCGGCGCTGTATCTTGATGTCCGGCAATAATACTGCTGTACAAGCCTTTGTCTGCTAGCCAAAATTCTTGGTTTATAGCGATTTTTAACGTATTTGCCCAAGATTGATACTTTGCTGCTTCTGCGCTGTTGCCTAGCTCGTTCGCTAAAGATTCTGTCAGTCGCATTGCTTTATAATGCAACACGTTGGTTGATAAAGCCTTGCTGCTACCCAAGCTTGCGATGTCGTTTACTATCCAACTTGCATAGCTTTGCTCACGCCAATCTAAGAACGACTGTTCACCACGGTACAAACCATCTTGCTCATCAAATGCTGCTACTCGGTCATTTTCTAAGGTATTCACTAAGGCCGAATAAGCTTTAGCGACAAAAGTGCTACGGGCATCTCCAGTTAAGTTGTGTAACAGTTTTTCGGCTCCTAAGGCCCAAGCTACTCTATCGGTACTAATAGGCCAACTGCCACCGGTGCCGGTATCTTGGACTATTTGTAATCCATCATTAGAGCCTTTAGCAAAACTAGGTTTACTAAGTCCTTCACGATAAGGAGAAAGCTTAAATTCTAATGAATTTTGAACTCGCTGCGGGTCAACTAAAGCTAAACCAAGGTTAGCTGCGTAGGATAAGTCTCTTGTCCAAACATAATGCCATTTTGCACCTGTTTCAAAGCAATCACAGTCAATGGCTTCGCCACCGTTATAGTTGTCGTCCACAATCTCACTAACACTATTTTGAACTGTCTCGTTGATAGCCAAAGCAAACAGGGCATCAAAGGCAATATTACCTGTACGTGTTTTAGCTTGGTCAGCTAGTTCTTTATAAACAACGTAGTTATTGCCTGGGTCTCGTAAGTCTTGAGTGGTAGATTGAGCGTATTCTCGTAGCTCATCACTGGCAGTTTTAACCGAGAACTTAGCTTTACTTGAATCATCATCTAATACATTGTCATAAACCAGTTCGGTGCTTAACTCATGGTCTAAATGGGGATCAATCGTTACATCACCACTGCCATCGGTTTCGGTAACTGTAAACATCAAAGCAGAGGGTTGGCTTGCATCAATATTAAATTGGTAAAAGCCGGTTTCGGTTACAAAAAAGCTGCTGTTAGGTCCGCCATTACTAAGGACATAAGTCTCATCAAGCCTCGCTACAACCGGGTTATCAGCGTCCAGTACCCATTCGCTAGACCAGTCGGCATAGGCAATTTTGAATTCATGATTACCCGGCGAAATTTGTTTAGTAAGCTGGTATTTATTGTCACCTAAGTATTTAAGTTCATCGTCGCTAGTCCAGCCGTTAAAGCCGCCACGCACATAGATCTTTTGTGCTAAAGGTGGAATATCTTCGCTATAGCTAAATACCGGACTGCTTAAATCATCACCTACTTTAAGTACAAAATCGTATATGCCTGCGCTATTTAACACCAAAGCCATATTGGCAGCAGCTTCGCCGGTAACAAGGGGATATTCTGTATCAGCACTAAGTTGAGTAAGCTGATCAATGTCAGCGGTAAAGGTTGTTTCCAAGGTCCAGTTTTCGTCAGCCACTTTAAACTCATGTACGCCAGCAGCAAACTCTGTGTTGTCTAAACGGTATATGTCGCTGTCGTAAACAAGTTGGAATTGCTCTTCAGCTGACCAACCACTAAAACTTCCTTTCAGATACAAGGGCACGGAGTAGGGGGCTAGGCTTACGCAAGCTGTACCTTCCCCGTTCGGCGTTTGAGTATCAGGGCAGTTTAACGTTTCGTCATCAGACAAGCAGCCATTCAATATTAATACAGACGCAAGACTTACTAAGCCTTTGCCCATAATTGGTAAAGTCTTCATTCAATTTTCCCACTTTAGCTATTGATTTAATGTCTTTTTTCTAATGAAAAAGTACATGTAAGGTATAAAACCTTAATGATAAGTATATCGATAGAGAGTGTGAGGAAAGTGAAGCCCTTCACGATTCCTTGTTGACTCAAAACTCATTTATCTTTTTGTGAAGCTACGGATATCGAGCAACACCTATGGTTAAACTCGATGGATAAGCTGACGATTTAGCCGCACAAGCTTACTAATCTTGCTAAATATTCAAATACTTAAACACAGTAACTGGACTAAACTTATTATTGTTTTTATAAACAGCATTGGTCGAAATAGTCTATTTATCGAAGGGATTCAAAATGACAGATTTAGACATCAATAAAGCGCTTGGCAAGTTAGTAGAGAAAATCGACCAAGTAGAAGGTATCGTTGTTGAGCAAGGCACCAACAAAGCTTGGCATGCGTTAGACCAAGGCGCTAAAAAGCTTCTTAGTAAGATTGGTGTTGATGCCGCTGAGTTAAAAAACCTTTTTGCTTTTATCGATCAAGTTTCGGCAGATCCTTCACTAACCTTAGACCTTGAAGAATGGCAAGTCCCCCTAGGCTCTGCACTATCCATAAAAGGCCGAGTAGGGGGGCACTTAATTATCGATATAGTGCTACCGAGCGATGCTGAACAATATAGCGATTTTAAGCAAACCAATATGGCCACGGTTGCCATTGACCAGCAGTTACAAATAGAAAGTGGTGTAAGCATAAACCTGCCAGTTAAAATCCTTAACATCTCTAGTAACGCAGAAGGCCACCTTAAATGGCAGGTAAAAGTAGTTTGTGCAGTTGCCCACGATCAAAAACTTATCCGCTTTTTAGGGCAACTAGCTAAAGAAGCACTACCGCTGTTTTCACTAGAGTCCTTATCTAATGTAATTAATGCGCAGTATTCTAGCCATGCAATTCAAGGCGTAGTTATCCAACAAAATAGAGCGCTATCTGCTTCCGCCACTGCAACTTTGGGCCATGTTTGGAGTGTATCTGGTAACAACAAGTTACTCGATGTAAAAGTTAACGCCAGTGCTGGTGCTTCATTCAAAGCCAGTTACGCGTTTAGCGGTGACTTTAAGCTGGTAATAAAACCTGCTGATATTGGCGTGCAAATAGCGCTTTATCAACTTACCAACAGCACTAAACAAGCTGGGCTTAGCTTAGATGCATTAATAGAACTGCATGGCCTAGACAAAGTTGCAGAAACCTACTTAGCAGCGCCGTTAAAAAAATTAGAGGGCGAGGCTGCACAGTTACAAACTTTGTTAGAACGTTTTAAGGAACCTGGCACCTGGTTACTACAAAACATTGATGAGCATTTCGCCCAAGCAATTAGCGACGAAGATTGGAAAGACATCGCGCTATTGTTGGCCGATGGTGACAGTGATGGATTAGCAAAGCAGCTAGGAGCAAGGGTAAAAGATAAGTTGGAGCTAGCCTTAACCACCCAACCTTTAGAGTGGTTGAGCAAACCCGATGAAACCTCGCAAAAAATAAGTGACTACCTGCAACAAAATACCTTTCTAACGCCTGCATTATCAAAGCGCTTAAAACTAAATGATTTACTTACAAAAAACTGCATCAAAGCCAAACAAAAGCTGGTAGACGAAATAGCCGCTATTGCCGATAAATCTCAGGGGAAAGTCGCGCCCTTACTAACCCCGCTTAAACAACTAAAAGAGGCTAAAACAGAGTTAAAAGATCAGTTAAACAACCAACAGTTAGCTTCAACTTTAAATGACTGCGTAACTCGATGGTTAGAACAATACAACAAAGCACGTACTACCTTTAGCCAAGCCATTAAAAAGGCAGGTGAATTACAATTAGGTTTATCGGTTTACGGCTCTAGTAGTAAAGATAACGGCGAACAAGCCATGTTAAGTTTTAAGCTAATAGAAACCAGCGCTATAGAATGCCAAGATTTGTATCAAGACCTACTTCTAGGCAAACCTATAAATCTAGACGCACTACAATTAATAGAGCGTGATGGTC
Coding sequences within it:
- a CDS encoding DUF3369 domain-containing protein codes for the protein MSDFLFIDDIDEPSEEVTRPTWKLLVIDDEAEIHSVTRLVLSDVEIDGYKLEFLSAYSAEEAQRMFEEHNDIAIALVDVVMETDHAGLELVRWIRETKENHATRLILRTGQPGQAPEESVIKDYDINDYKSKTELTATKLKTITYSAIRSYRDILFIERHRQGLMQVIESTSLVLKSKTLYHFGSAVLKQLVELFQLESSAMYITTLTEDVLRHQSFNVLAATGDFVTNEHNEYNFDQSKIPEDVKQLLKRALDEKKTLVTENCYVGFYPTDSRSVSLLYVQHENPLDDIEKGLLEVFATNIALTFENLTIKEEIQDTQKELIFIIGDAIEQRSKETGSHVKRVSLICELMAKKLDFDPEFVEAFKHAAPLHDLGKIAIPESILHKPGKLDAEEWKIMQTHAQVGYDLLADSNKIIARLGAEISLCHHEKWDGSGYPRQLAGEDIPLVGRIMAITDVFDALGSKRSYKEPWSNDEIKQFIIEQKGKHFDPQLVDILVNDFDEFLEIRNAYPD
- a CDS encoding YaeQ family protein, with product MALKPTIYKLRISLSDLNRNYYDTINLTIAQHPSETLERMMARTMAFCLNAEAELEFTKGLSEVEQPDIWQKSLEGDTLLWIDVGEPSPERIKKASRSAKRAKVYSFNSKSDTWWQQTENKINLLDAEVWQLSWDEMVRLASFTQRTMDMSVTITEESAYVTSDENEIEIHWKNLK
- a CDS encoding PBPRA1643 family SWIM/SEC-C metal-binding motif protein, with protein sequence MSKFFFKGRIEKKPKHESFGFNTKRDVKIGTEENPLPLLVSTEERKEELQLRAAEYGIAINVTVDSEAEENTEQLELLIAKPATKVVEKTPKRNDPCSCGSGKKFKKCCG
- a CDS encoding cryptochrome/photolyase family protein; protein product: MTLQAKKSYKTLRLILGDQLNASHSWFKQQDEQTLYLIAELHQETCYTVHHRQKIAAFFAAMQQFAFALQTAGHQVAHLTLDDTKPFKELPALLDHLIESYSIQRFEYQLPDEYRLREQLANFSESLPLNSAAYSTEHFYLPDEEIGKYFQASKSHRLENFYRKMRLRFDVLMDKEVPLGGKWNYDANNRNKLKTDDLANVPAPLLFSNDVTSILERIDKHKISTIGHSYTQLLWPVNRKQATQLLSFFCEQCLPRFGQFQDSMTGKLSLLGKDNGWSLYHSRISFALNAKIISPQYVVKTAIEAFERSEGRIDISQIEGFVRQIIGWREFIRGVYWANMPDYASLNALEAKRQLPSWFWTGDTKMNCLQHAIKQSLDYAYAHHIQRLMVTGNFCLLAGVDPTFVDDWYLGIYIDAIEWVEMPNTRGMSQFADGGIVGSKAYAASGNYINKMSDYCSDCLYKVNKTTEDQACPLNSLYWHFMDKHQHQMGNNPRTKMVFSSWLKKSEQQRIEVLNKAKHCLDDIENL
- a CDS encoding DUF2256 domain-containing protein is translated as MNKSQLPRKVCPVCMRSFSWRKKWQRDWAQVKYCSKRCAGNKHQTKNEYIHDFAGKKKL
- a CDS encoding Six-hairpin glycosidase-like protein; protein product: MKTLPIMGKGLVSLASVLILNGCLSDDETLNCPDTQTPNGEGTACVSLAPYSVPLYLKGSFSGWSAEEQFQLVYDSDIYRLDNTEFAAGVHEFKVADENWTLETTFTADIDQLTQLSADTEYPLVTGEAAANMALVLNSAGIYDFVLKVGDDLSSPVFSYSEDIPPLAQKIYVRGGFNGWTSDDELKYLGDNKYQLTKQISPGNHEFKIAYADWSSEWVLDADNPVVARLDETYVLSNGGPNSSFFVTETGFYQFNIDASQPSALMFTVTETDGSGDVTIDPHLDHELSTELVYDNVLDDDSSKAKFSVKTASDELREYAQSTTQDLRDPGNNYVVYKELADQAKTRTGNIAFDALFALAINETVQNSVSEIVDDNYNGGEAIDCDCFETGAKWHYVWTRDLSYAANLGLALVDPQRVQNSLEFKLSPYREGLSKPSFAKGSNDGLQIVQDTGTGGSWPISTDRVAWALGAEKLLHNLTGDARSTFVAKAYSALVNTLENDRVAAFDEQDGLYRGEQSFLDWREQSYASWIVNDIASLGSSKALSTNVLHYKAMRLTESLANELGNSAEAAKYQSWANTLKIAINQEFWLADKGLYSSIIAGHQDTAPLYKFDWLGQALAVVSGIADETRAASVVANYPHGDLGAPVIFPQQPNIAIYHNRAVWPFVTAYGLKAAIATNNVAVADAAYDTLIRAASLNISNMENLEWLSLKPNLLDIDNPGLSGPVINSTRQLWSVGAYLGMVIDSVFGVHTSEDGLTLKPFITSKLRRDMFADSSTINLEGLTLRGHTINLQINLPTASQDSGYYPVQTVSLNGVNSGTTIDWSALADTNNIVINLADLDTGSSDITMVSAEPLDSVNPAVFAPIEPMIERVFLDNGLLAVEISDNQNNTASTYRIYRNGEMIASNQGLGEYKDSVAPQQGVAACYSAEAVFTSSGNVSHRSAPLCYAAGQEINVDDARLVSNVEVSPADTEITQAYLSQWGKTNDSLALSNLQVAVNGHYNIQLKYHNDHNAINLGVTNAVKWMVITNSDADIVAQGVVQMPHARTVNNTKPLVYSTPLVADLEAGTYSLSLHDFYNMSYLNANSTFTDTRDGATNLVDIAAIKIEPTFN